From a single Streptomyces sp. NBC_01264 genomic region:
- a CDS encoding VWA domain-containing protein, producing the protein MTGSAIDLRKIEERAPALVNLYKSAGTSLRKHGLEGGRAAVYLVLDYSGSMRPYYEDGSVQALADRVLGLSAHLDDDARVPVVFFSTEVDAVEEISLAGHEGRVTAIAAGLGHMGKTSYHAAMDAVIDHYLDSGTALPALVVFQTDGGPINKLAAEKYLCKAARLPLFWQFVGFGNTRSSQFDFLRRLDELPVPQKRMVDNAGYFHAGPDPRAVADAELYDRLVSEFPAWLAAARAAGIVRA; encoded by the coding sequence ATGACGGGCAGCGCGATAGACCTCCGGAAGATCGAAGAGCGCGCTCCGGCGCTGGTGAACCTCTACAAGAGCGCCGGGACCTCGCTCCGCAAGCACGGCCTGGAGGGCGGGCGGGCCGCCGTCTACCTGGTGCTCGACTACTCGGGCTCCATGCGCCCGTACTACGAGGACGGCAGCGTGCAGGCCCTCGCCGACCGGGTGCTGGGACTCTCCGCGCACCTGGACGACGATGCCCGCGTGCCGGTCGTGTTCTTCTCCACCGAGGTCGACGCGGTCGAGGAGATCTCCCTGGCCGGACACGAGGGGCGGGTCACCGCGATCGCCGCCGGACTCGGCCACATGGGCAAGACCTCGTATCACGCGGCGATGGACGCGGTGATCGACCACTACCTGGACTCGGGGACCGCCCTCCCCGCACTCGTGGTCTTCCAGACCGACGGCGGTCCGATCAACAAGCTCGCCGCCGAGAAGTACCTGTGCAAGGCGGCCCGGCTGCCGCTCTTCTGGCAGTTCGTCGGCTTCGGCAACACCCGCAGCTCGCAGTTCGACTTCCTGCGGCGGCTGGACGAACTGCCCGTCCCCCAGAAGCGGATGGTGGACAACGCGGGCTACTTCCACGCCGGACCGGACCCGCGCGCCGTCGCCGACGCGGAGCTGTACGACCGGCTGGTCTCGGAGTTCCCGGCCTGGCTGGCGGCGGCCCGTGCGGCGGGCATCGTGCGCGCCTGA
- a CDS encoding pyridoxamine 5'-phosphate oxidase family protein, translating into MTTNNWAVFEKAEPDFAAAVQARFAQFPHHVLATLRKDGSPRATGLNVEIRGGELWLGMMPGSMKGKDLRRDPRFALHTNPGADEAMPDGDVRIAGRAVEIVEQPELHRYAEEAEENDTPHPFDLFRAELTEVVHVGVEGDDLVVRSWTPEHGLRTLRRGNDDEPAREEPAAG; encoded by the coding sequence ATGACGACGAACAACTGGGCCGTATTCGAAAAGGCGGAACCGGACTTCGCGGCGGCCGTCCAGGCCCGCTTCGCACAGTTCCCGCACCACGTCCTGGCGACCCTGCGCAAGGACGGCTCCCCGCGCGCGACCGGACTGAACGTCGAGATCCGCGGCGGCGAGCTGTGGCTGGGCATGATGCCGGGCTCGATGAAGGGGAAGGACCTGCGGCGCGATCCCCGCTTCGCCCTGCACACCAACCCGGGCGCGGACGAGGCGATGCCCGACGGGGACGTGCGGATCGCCGGACGCGCGGTGGAGATCGTGGAACAGCCCGAGCTCCACCGGTACGCGGAGGAGGCCGAGGAGAACGACACCCCGCACCCCTTCGACCTGTTCCGCGCCGAGCTGACCGAGGTGGTGCACGTCGGGGTCGAGGGGGACGACCTGGTGGTCCGCTCGTGGACCCCGGAGCACGGACTGCGCACCCTGCGCCGGGGCAATGACGACGAGCCGGCCCGCGAGGAGCCCGCGGCGGGCTGA
- a CDS encoding DUF1906 domain-containing protein, with protein MLPSHMMLSCLLGAALLAPVPLGAADGTTGTGADGRTVDYRGLRLTVPTDWRVVDLDRNPDACLRLDLPTLYLGHAGAQGECGAARAAAPRSDTLHLEPLDGAPPRADIPTVGGDEGDPLVKVRGDSNEIRYALRRAGVMATVSYASTPEAVRSVLTGARALTPPAAPGPVPVDPVGVIGGGSRTAVQPPFTGEGFDACTAPTQRTMDAWRADSPFGAVGVYIGGRARACAQPQLTAGWVSRQAAAGWHLMPIWVGPQPWNSSSTGLSTDSSEANEQGRAEAEGAAHAAAALGMAPGTVLYNDLENYTDRATWDAPVVAYLTAWTVRLHELGYGGAAYVSASSGAKALSAHFAQAPDAMPDVLWVARWNRAASVTDADLGLPAGTGQWTGGRRAHQFRGDHDATYGDVTLNIDRSWLDIAAPTPAGAAKAPKTPKTPGKAKKAPVKSPGKSPANSAAKSPAKVPAKTPAKTPAVVPARTPARI; from the coding sequence ATGCTCCCCTCCCACATGATGTTGAGCTGCCTCCTGGGCGCCGCGCTGCTCGCCCCCGTCCCGCTCGGGGCCGCCGACGGCACCACGGGCACCGGCGCCGACGGCCGCACCGTCGACTACCGCGGGCTGCGCCTCACCGTCCCCACCGACTGGCGGGTCGTCGACCTCGACCGCAACCCCGACGCCTGCCTGCGCCTGGACCTGCCCACCCTCTACCTCGGGCACGCCGGCGCCCAGGGCGAATGCGGAGCCGCCCGCGCCGCGGCACCCCGCTCCGACACCCTGCACCTGGAGCCGCTCGACGGGGCCCCGCCGCGCGCCGACATCCCCACGGTCGGAGGCGACGAGGGCGACCCCCTGGTCAAGGTCCGGGGCGACAGCAACGAGATCCGCTACGCCCTGCGCCGCGCCGGGGTGATGGCCACCGTCTCCTACGCGTCCACCCCCGAGGCCGTCCGCTCCGTCCTCACCGGGGCCCGCGCCCTGACACCCCCGGCCGCCCCCGGCCCGGTCCCCGTCGACCCGGTCGGCGTCATCGGCGGGGGTTCGCGTACCGCCGTCCAGCCGCCCTTCACCGGCGAGGGCTTCGACGCCTGCACGGCCCCGACCCAGCGCACCATGGACGCCTGGCGGGCCGACTCGCCCTTCGGCGCCGTCGGCGTCTACATCGGCGGCCGGGCCCGCGCCTGCGCCCAGCCGCAGCTCACCGCCGGATGGGTGAGCCGGCAGGCCGCCGCGGGCTGGCACCTCATGCCGATCTGGGTCGGCCCCCAGCCCTGGAACAGCTCCTCCACGGGGCTCTCCACCGACTCTTCCGAGGCCAACGAACAGGGCCGGGCCGAGGCCGAGGGCGCGGCCCACGCGGCCGCGGCCCTGGGCATGGCCCCGGGCACGGTGCTCTACAACGACCTGGAGAACTACACGGACCGGGCCACCTGGGACGCCCCGGTCGTCGCCTACCTCACGGCCTGGACGGTCCGGCTGCACGAACTGGGCTACGGGGGCGCCGCCTACGTCTCCGCGAGCTCCGGGGCCAAGGCGCTGAGCGCCCACTTCGCCCAGGCCCCCGACGCCATGCCCGACGTGCTGTGGGTGGCCCGCTGGAACCGCGCGGCCTCGGTCACCGACGCCGACCTGGGACTCCCCGCCGGGACCGGCCAGTGGACGGGGGGCCGCCGCGCCCACCAGTTCCGCGGGGACCACGACGCCACGTACGGAGACGTGACCCTGAACATCGACCGGAGCTGGCTGGACATCGCCGCCCCGACCCCGGCCGGTGCCGCGAAGGCCCCGAAGACCCCCAAGACACCGGGCAAGGCCAAGAAGGCTCCCGTCAAGTCCCCGGGCAAGTCCCCGGCGAACTCCGCGGCGAAGTCCCCGGCCAAGGTCCCGGCGAAGACGCCCGCCAAGACGCCCGCGGTCGTCCCGGCGAGGACCCCGGCCAGGATCTAG
- a CDS encoding MarR family winged helix-turn-helix transcriptional regulator has protein sequence MATGGGGPDAHTNFRQYLDAVGLQGLASAEAAGLHTSEWYALSLITLEGGLSSGELATRTGLTTGATTRLIDRLERAGYARRAADPGDRRRVIVEPVPDALDRIEDVVGPARRHVAAVIGSYTPEQQALLFDYFARAAPAFRAATEEIRAAAGPRRSKGRPAAE, from the coding sequence ATGGCAACAGGCGGCGGCGGCCCGGACGCGCACACGAACTTCCGGCAGTACCTGGACGCCGTCGGGCTCCAGGGCCTGGCCAGCGCCGAGGCGGCCGGACTGCACACCTCCGAGTGGTACGCGCTCAGTCTCATCACCCTGGAAGGGGGCCTGTCCTCCGGCGAGCTCGCCACCCGCACCGGCTTGACGACGGGCGCGACGACCCGGCTCATCGACCGCCTCGAACGGGCCGGTTACGCCCGGAGGGCCGCCGATCCGGGGGACCGGCGCCGGGTCATCGTGGAACCCGTACCGGACGCGCTGGACCGCATCGAGGACGTGGTCGGACCGGCCCGCCGGCACGTCGCGGCAGTGATCGGCTCCTACACCCCGGAGCAGCAGGCCCTGCTCTTCGACTACTTCGCCCGCGCCGCGCCCGCGTTCCGCGCGGCCACGGAGGAGATCCGCGCCGCGGCCGGACCCCGCCGGAGCAAGGGCCGCCCGGCGGCGGAGTAG
- a CDS encoding SgcJ/EcaC family oxidoreductase codes for MQQPTGESATAVSTAVRTVLDRLVSAWERHDAEAYGELFTEDATYITYVGTFYRGRRDIVDSHRALFSGFLKGTRLADEILDVRFYGPDTAVVNGRGDTYKGKRPAKLTKIQTYTLVRDADGSWRIAAFQNTKRKPLMEAVSYRFAPDLVPAAER; via the coding sequence ATGCAGCAGCCCACCGGCGAGTCCGCAACCGCCGTCTCCACCGCCGTCCGGACCGTGCTCGACCGGCTCGTCTCCGCCTGGGAGCGCCACGACGCCGAGGCGTACGGCGAGCTGTTCACCGAGGACGCCACGTACATCACCTACGTCGGCACCTTCTACCGGGGCCGCCGCGACATCGTGGACAGCCACCGCGCCCTCTTCTCCGGCTTCCTCAAGGGCACCCGGCTGGCGGACGAGATCCTCGACGTCCGCTTCTACGGGCCGGACACGGCGGTGGTCAACGGCCGCGGGGACACCTACAAGGGCAAGCGCCCGGCGAAGCTCACCAAGATCCAGACGTACACCCTCGTCCGTGACGCGGACGGGTCATGGCGGATCGCCGCCTTCCAGAACACCAAGCGCAAGCCCCTGATGGAGGCCGTGTCCTACCGGTTCGCCCCGGACCTCGTCCCGGCCGCCGAGCGCTGA
- a CDS encoding SgcJ/EcaC family oxidoreductase, with the protein MATARTDDRATTPSTDPDSAPGTDPAAPPAPRSRRRTLKRALIGAALALGLTAGGGYLWLDATSEVRVTGSAACTAVTATGTAGVTGDRDAVCGVLASLAGAWGAGDADAYGALFTPDATYTTYVGTHYQGRGDITEAHRALFGGFVKGTELADSILGIRFLGPDAAVVTSRGDTYEGGRPTELSKVQTYTLTRESDGRWRIAAFQNTQRQPVMERASFLLSPGTVPGAEK; encoded by the coding sequence ATGGCCACCGCCCGTACCGACGACCGCGCCACCACGCCGAGCACCGACCCGGACTCCGCCCCGGGCACCGACCCGGCGGCCCCGCCCGCGCCCCGCTCCCGCAGGCGCACGCTCAAGCGCGCCCTGATCGGCGCCGCGCTCGCCCTCGGCCTCACGGCCGGCGGCGGCTACCTGTGGCTCGACGCCACCTCGGAGGTCAGGGTCACCGGCTCCGCCGCCTGCACGGCCGTCACCGCCACCGGCACCGCGGGTGTTACGGGCGACCGCGACGCCGTCTGCGGTGTGCTGGCCTCGCTCGCCGGGGCCTGGGGCGCCGGCGACGCCGACGCGTACGGAGCCCTCTTCACGCCGGACGCCACGTACACGACGTACGTCGGCACCCACTACCAGGGCCGCGGCGACATCACCGAGGCCCACCGGGCCCTCTTCGGCGGCTTCGTCAAAGGCACGGAGCTGGCCGACTCGATCCTGGGCATCCGCTTCCTCGGCCCCGACGCGGCCGTGGTCACCAGCCGCGGCGACACCTACGAGGGCGGGCGGCCGACGGAGCTGTCGAAGGTCCAGACGTACACGCTGACCCGCGAGAGCGACGGACGGTGGCGGATCGCCGCGTTCCAGAACACCCAGCGGCAGCCGGTCATGGAGCGCGCGTCCTTCCTCCTGTCGCCCGGCACGGTGCCCGGAGCCGAGAAATGA
- a CDS encoding SDR family NAD(P)-dependent oxidoreductase — MTPRTALITGASSGIGRAFARELAAAGWTVTLVARGEDRLRALAEELGPGHRLLAADLSIPEGQALVAAELRRRPVNLLVNSAGAAHHGPFAESDPLDALAATRLGCDALVTLAHAFLSGARRGDALVNVSSTLGSTPTPGLAVYSAGKAFVTAFSEALWHEQRPLGVHVMALCPGPTAAEPEPEPEPTSPAPIPPASPPRRHQDAPAALVRSPEAVVRAALRALERRSTRPTVVPGRANALFVLAARTLPRRALLALLSR, encoded by the coding sequence ATGACGCCGCGCACCGCCCTGATCACCGGGGCCAGTTCGGGCATCGGCCGGGCCTTCGCCCGCGAACTCGCCGCGGCCGGCTGGACCGTGACCCTCGTGGCCCGGGGCGAGGACCGGCTGCGCGCCCTCGCGGAGGAGCTCGGACCCGGTCACCGCCTACTGGCCGCCGACCTGTCCATCCCCGAGGGACAGGCACTGGTCGCCGCCGAGCTGCGCCGGCGCCCCGTCAACCTGCTGGTCAACAGCGCCGGCGCCGCCCACCACGGGCCCTTCGCGGAGTCCGACCCCCTGGACGCCCTCGCCGCCACGCGCCTGGGCTGCGACGCCCTCGTCACGCTGGCGCACGCCTTCCTCTCCGGGGCCCGGCGCGGGGACGCCCTCGTCAACGTCTCCTCCACCCTCGGCAGCACCCCGACCCCCGGCCTCGCCGTCTACAGCGCCGGCAAGGCCTTCGTGACCGCCTTCTCCGAAGCCCTCTGGCACGAGCAACGCCCCCTCGGCGTCCACGTCATGGCCCTCTGCCCCGGCCCCACCGCCGCGGAACCGGAGCCGGAGCCGGAGCCGACGTCCCCGGCCCCGATCCCGCCCGCATCCCCGCCCCGGCGGCACCAGGATGCCCCCGCCGCCCTGGTCCGGAGCCCGGAGGCCGTGGTGCGCGCCGCCCTGCGTGCCCTGGAGCGCCGCAGCACCCGCCCGACCGTCGTCCCCGGACGCGCGAACGCCCTCTTCGTCCTCGCCGCACGCACGCTCCCGCGCCGCGCACTGCTGGCCCTGCTCAGCCGCTAG
- a CDS encoding NAD-dependent epimerase/dehydratase family protein: MSVHVVTGAGPIGTATARLLAASGERVRVITRSGGGPEHPLVERVAADITDTDRLTGLLRGARTLYNAAAPAYQDWRTAFPPLAASLLTAAERTGTDYVMLGNLYGYGSAPQPLTPGLPLRPTSDKGRVRAAIWEEALAAHEAGRVRAAEVRASDFLGAGALSLFTWTAVPAVLAGTEAVFPVGLEEAHAWSYVGDVARTLVAVGGREDGWGRAWHVPSTSELSIRALAGRLAQAAGAPDPKLRRMTPGELAELVARDALMAEVPEMAYLYDRALRLDASETETVLGVRATALDLVLKELVEGGS; the protein is encoded by the coding sequence ATGTCCGTGCACGTCGTCACCGGCGCCGGCCCGATCGGCACCGCCACCGCCCGCCTGCTCGCCGCGTCCGGCGAGCGGGTCCGTGTCATCACCCGAAGCGGCGGCGGGCCCGAGCATCCGCTCGTCGAGAGGGTCGCCGCCGACATCACCGACACCGACCGCCTCACCGGACTGCTCCGGGGCGCCCGCACCCTCTACAACGCGGCCGCGCCCGCCTACCAGGACTGGCGCACCGCCTTCCCCCCGCTGGCGGCCTCCCTCCTCACCGCCGCCGAGCGGACCGGCACGGACTACGTGATGCTGGGGAACCTCTACGGGTACGGATCCGCGCCGCAGCCCCTCACACCCGGCCTGCCCCTGCGGCCGACCTCGGACAAGGGGCGGGTGCGCGCCGCCATCTGGGAGGAGGCCCTGGCCGCCCACGAGGCCGGGCGCGTGCGCGCCGCCGAGGTCCGGGCCAGTGACTTCCTCGGTGCGGGGGCGCTCTCCCTGTTCACCTGGACGGCCGTCCCGGCCGTGCTCGCGGGCACGGAGGCGGTCTTCCCCGTCGGCCTGGAGGAGGCGCACGCCTGGTCCTACGTGGGCGATGTGGCTCGTACCCTCGTCGCCGTCGGCGGCCGGGAGGACGGCTGGGGCCGCGCCTGGCACGTGCCGTCCACCTCGGAGCTGTCCATCCGGGCACTGGCCGGCCGGCTGGCCCAAGCCGCGGGTGCGCCGGACCCGAAGCTGCGCCGCATGACGCCCGGGGAGCTGGCGGAGCTGGTCGCCCGGGACGCGCTGATGGCCGAGGTCCCGGAGATGGCGTACCTGTACGACCGGGCGCTGCGCCTCGACGCCTCCGAGACCGAGACCGTGCTCGGCGTACGGGCCACCGCGCTGGACCTCGTCCTCAAGGAGCTGGTGGAGGGCGGGAGCTGA
- a CDS encoding GlxA family transcriptional regulator codes for MTTPHVPASTSRRPHRVVVVAVPPVTTFDLSIPEVVFGATRVGEDPAYEVTICTPTPGVVEAAIGIDIVVRHGLEAIERADTVIVTGTGARVSGDPRVLDALRAAAARGGRIASICTGAFVLAQAGLLDSRRATTFWSMSQEFEERFPAVDLVPGVLFVEDDGVLTSAGLSAGIDLCLHMVRGDYGAAVANATARLVVAAPVRPGGQAQFIETPLPADRGTSLAATRGWALARLHEPTALADLARHAGLSVRTLTRRFRSETGLSPLQWLLHQRLHRAREILETTALPVDQVAARSGLGTADSLRTHLVRSTGLTPTAYRAASRGRRECGDRPYEPVGAAARSSTSSTVSRNRVAL; via the coding sequence ATGACGACCCCGCATGTGCCTGCTTCCACCAGCCGCCGTCCGCACCGGGTGGTGGTCGTCGCGGTTCCCCCGGTGACCACCTTCGACCTGTCGATCCCGGAGGTGGTCTTCGGTGCGACGCGCGTCGGGGAAGACCCGGCCTACGAGGTGACCATCTGCACGCCCACCCCCGGCGTCGTCGAGGCGGCGATCGGCATCGACATCGTCGTGCGCCACGGCCTGGAGGCGATCGAGCGGGCCGACACGGTGATCGTGACGGGGACGGGCGCCCGGGTCAGCGGCGATCCGCGGGTACTGGACGCCCTGCGGGCGGCCGCCGCGCGGGGCGGGCGGATCGCGTCGATCTGCACGGGCGCCTTCGTCCTCGCGCAGGCCGGTCTGCTCGACTCACGGCGCGCCACCACCTTCTGGAGCATGTCGCAGGAGTTCGAGGAGCGCTTCCCCGCGGTCGACCTCGTGCCGGGCGTGCTGTTCGTCGAGGACGACGGGGTGCTGACCTCGGCGGGACTCTCGGCCGGCATCGACCTGTGCCTGCACATGGTGCGCGGCGACTACGGCGCCGCCGTCGCGAACGCCACCGCCCGCCTGGTGGTCGCGGCCCCCGTACGGCCGGGCGGCCAGGCCCAGTTCATCGAGACCCCGCTCCCGGCCGACCGCGGCACCTCCCTCGCCGCGACCCGCGGCTGGGCCCTGGCCCGTCTGCACGAGCCGACGGCTCTGGCCGACCTGGCCCGGCACGCGGGCCTGAGCGTACGGACCCTGACCCGCCGCTTCCGCTCCGAGACCGGTCTCAGCCCCCTCCAGTGGCTCCTGCACCAGCGCCTCCACCGCGCCCGCGAGATCCTGGAGACGACCGCCCTCCCCGTGGACCAGGTGGCCGCCCGGAGCGGCCTCGGCACGGCCGACTCCCTGCGCACCCACCTGGTCCGCTCCACGGGCCTCACCCCGACCGCCTACCGGGCCGCGTCGCGAGGCAGACGGGAATGCGGCGACAGGCCCTACGAACCGGTGGGGGCGGCGGCCCGCTCCAGCACCTCCAGCACCGTGTCGCGGAACAGGGTGGCCTTGTAG
- a CDS encoding FAD binding domain-containing protein, which yields MSTEPTLTDLSASVLAHGGELRAGGTDTTARHRAGIAPGPFTDLDGASSLRGCTPLPGGGLRIGALTTLTELATDPRVRSGWPGLAVSAGSAATPQIRAAGTLGGNLLQRNRCWYYRNPHFSCLQKGGSGCPAREGDHHFGVVSGDGPCVAPHPSTLAAALLTYDAGVEVHGESPRTVAELYGDGDGLHRADHLLAPDRVLTAVLLPPPLPGERAAYHRATSRAHGEWPLVEATARLALDGATVTHAAVAAGGVARVPLRLPEVETVLIGREATPELLAAAAETVLARCRPLPQTGYKATLFRDTVLEVLERAAAPTGS from the coding sequence GTGAGCACCGAGCCCACCCTCACCGACCTCTCGGCCTCCGTCCTGGCGCACGGCGGGGAGCTGCGCGCCGGCGGTACCGACACCACCGCCCGGCACCGCGCGGGCATCGCCCCGGGCCCGTTCACCGACCTCGACGGCGCCAGCAGCCTGCGCGGCTGTACGCCGCTGCCCGGCGGGGGCTTGCGGATCGGCGCCCTGACCACGCTCACCGAGCTGGCGACCGATCCGCGGGTGCGCTCCGGCTGGCCGGGCCTGGCGGTGTCGGCCGGGAGCGCGGCGACCCCGCAGATCCGCGCCGCCGGCACCCTGGGCGGCAACCTGCTCCAGCGCAACCGCTGCTGGTACTACCGCAATCCGCACTTCAGCTGCCTGCAGAAGGGCGGCTCCGGCTGCCCCGCGCGCGAGGGCGACCACCACTTCGGCGTGGTCAGCGGCGACGGCCCGTGCGTCGCCCCGCACCCGTCGACCCTCGCGGCGGCCCTGCTCACCTACGACGCCGGGGTCGAGGTCCACGGCGAATCGCCGCGCACGGTGGCCGAGTTGTACGGGGACGGCGACGGGCTCCACCGGGCCGACCACCTACTGGCACCCGACCGCGTCCTCACCGCGGTCCTGCTGCCGCCGCCCCTGCCCGGCGAGCGCGCCGCCTACCACCGGGCCACCAGCCGGGCCCACGGCGAATGGCCCCTGGTGGAGGCCACCGCCCGGCTCGCGCTGGACGGCGCCACCGTCACGCACGCCGCCGTAGCGGCGGGCGGCGTGGCGCGGGTACCGCTGCGGCTGCCGGAGGTGGAGACCGTCCTGATCGGCCGGGAGGCCACCCCCGAGCTCCTCGCGGCGGCGGCCGAGACGGTGCTGGCCCGCTGCCGGCCGCTCCCGCAGACCGGCTACAAGGCCACCCTGTTCCGCGACACGGTGCTGGAGGTGCTGGAGCGGGCCGCCGCCCCCACCGGTTCGTAG
- a CDS encoding molybdopterin-dependent oxidoreductase: MEFEVNGVPCAVDVDGDPAAVEVVRERLGLTGTKLVCSGGVCGACTIQVDGEPRVACLTPAARLGGRRVTTVEGLAGHPVGRAFAGEDALQCGYCTPGFVVEAAAFFERWRAAHGRSRPGREEIAEALAGHLCRCGAYEGIFSAVAAACAGEYDGEAAAAARAEAPQKVDGSARYTTDHRPEGLLEGVIIRSPHAHAHVRSLEAGDVAVVPLLPPDGVVRYVGQPVAAVAAADRDAARAAAERVKVEYEVLPAALDVDRSRAGEGPLVYEDKAARKLAPGSGEAPQLTPARWRGNRRGPSAMNKRAATAVRRIIQARERSPERVVEGLFTTAAQTHTPLEPHACLARWDEGTLHLEVSTQSVKQVAVLAAERFGVPLERVVARAVHVGGGFGCKMGLTSDVVAAVELARLHGAPVRVVLDRDEELTDGGYRPGTRIRLAMAADAAGGLSALAMDVDTDGGVSVGGTVAALARFMYGKAPRRLRDFDTVTHRPPGAPFRGPGGPTMCWGLEQAVDEMAHRLGEHPIALRRRWDGNPKRHALYDLAAALPAWSATRGGTGRFRRGVGVAAANWLYFLDPVTEVELTVEDGTVVARCAVQDMGTGSRTVLRRAVAEGLGVPEEKVRAEVGHSDTVHGPTSGGSRTTPSVVPAAMDAAERLRAALGADDGDVASRLGLANGVRVTGRRPRDHRGFVTPLNLTMGGIAIGRGFTGSVQVAEVEVDTRLGRIRPLRVWSGIAAGRIHEERLARSQCEGAVVQGVGYALFEERRTDPATGRVLTDNLEDYRIPGIGDTPEITVHFHQEGFEHVPGGGVGLGEISTLPTAAALANAVHDATGWRPYDMPIRPDRLLEGLGT; encoded by the coding sequence GTGGAGTTCGAGGTCAATGGCGTCCCGTGTGCCGTGGACGTGGACGGTGATCCGGCTGCCGTCGAGGTGGTGCGGGAGCGGTTGGGGCTGACCGGGACCAAGCTGGTCTGCTCCGGCGGGGTGTGCGGGGCGTGCACGATCCAGGTCGACGGGGAGCCGCGGGTGGCGTGCCTGACGCCGGCGGCGCGGCTGGGCGGGCGGCGGGTGACGACCGTGGAGGGGCTGGCCGGTCACCCGGTCGGGCGTGCCTTCGCCGGTGAGGACGCTCTGCAGTGCGGTTACTGCACCCCTGGATTCGTGGTCGAGGCGGCCGCGTTCTTCGAGCGGTGGCGGGCCGCGCACGGAAGGAGCAGGCCGGGGCGGGAGGAGATCGCGGAGGCGCTGGCGGGGCATCTGTGCCGGTGCGGGGCGTACGAGGGGATCTTCAGTGCCGTGGCGGCGGCCTGTGCGGGTGAGTACGACGGAGAGGCGGCCGCCGCTGCGCGCGCCGAGGCTCCCCAGAAGGTCGACGGGTCGGCCCGGTACACCACCGATCATCGGCCCGAGGGGCTGCTGGAGGGGGTGATCATCCGGTCGCCGCACGCGCATGCGCACGTACGGTCCCTGGAGGCCGGGGACGTCGCGGTGGTGCCGCTGCTTCCGCCCGACGGCGTGGTGCGGTACGTCGGGCAGCCCGTGGCGGCGGTCGCCGCCGCGGACCGGGACGCGGCCCGGGCGGCCGCCGAGCGGGTCAAGGTGGAGTACGAGGTGCTGCCGGCCGCCCTCGACGTGGACCGGTCCCGGGCCGGTGAGGGGCCGCTGGTCTACGAGGACAAGGCGGCGCGGAAGCTGGCGCCCGGATCCGGTGAGGCCCCGCAGCTGACGCCCGCCCGCTGGCGCGGCAACCGGCGGGGGCCCTCCGCCATGAACAAGCGGGCCGCCACCGCGGTGCGCCGGATCATCCAGGCACGGGAGCGCAGCCCCGAGCGGGTGGTCGAGGGGCTCTTCACCACGGCCGCACAGACGCACACCCCGCTCGAACCGCACGCCTGCCTGGCCCGTTGGGACGAAGGCACCCTCCACCTGGAGGTGTCCACGCAGTCCGTCAAACAGGTGGCCGTACTCGCCGCCGAGCGTTTCGGGGTGCCCCTCGAACGGGTGGTGGCGCGGGCCGTCCACGTGGGCGGCGGCTTCGGCTGCAAGATGGGGCTGACCTCCGACGTGGTCGCCGCGGTGGAGCTGGCCCGGCTGCACGGCGCCCCGGTACGGGTGGTGCTGGACCGCGACGAGGAGCTCACCGACGGCGGCTACCGCCCCGGGACCCGGATCCGGCTGGCGATGGCCGCGGACGCCGCGGGCGGGCTGAGCGCACTGGCCATGGACGTGGACACCGACGGCGGGGTCTCGGTGGGCGGCACCGTCGCGGCGCTGGCCCGGTTCATGTACGGCAAGGCCCCGCGCCGGCTACGGGACTTCGACACCGTCACCCACCGGCCGCCGGGCGCCCCCTTCCGCGGTCCCGGCGGGCCCACGATGTGCTGGGGCCTGGAACAGGCCGTCGACGAGATGGCCCACCGGCTGGGAGAGCATCCGATCGCCCTGCGCCGCCGCTGGGACGGCAACCCGAAGCGCCACGCGCTGTACGACCTGGCCGCGGCGCTCCCGGCCTGGTCGGCGACCCGGGGCGGCACCGGACGGTTCCGCCGGGGCGTCGGCGTGGCCGCGGCCAACTGGCTGTACTTCCTCGACCCCGTCACCGAGGTGGAGCTCACCGTCGAGGACGGGACCGTGGTCGCCCGCTGCGCCGTGCAGGACATGGGCACCGGCTCGCGCACCGTACTGCGCCGGGCCGTCGCCGAAGGGCTCGGCGTGCCGGAGGAGAAGGTGCGCGCCGAGGTCGGGCACAGCGACACCGTGCACGGGCCCACCTCCGGCGGCAGCCGCACCACGCCGTCCGTCGTGCCCGCCGCCATGGACGCCGCCGAACGGCTGCGCGCCGCGCTCGGCGCCGACGACGGCGACGTGGCCTCCCGGCTGGGGCTCGCGAACGGCGTACGGGTCACCGGCCGGCGCCCCCGCGACCACCGGGGCTTCGTGACCCCCCTCAACCTGACCATGGGCGGCATCGCGATCGGCCGCGGCTTCACCGGATCGGTGCAGGTCGCCGAGGTGGAGGTGGACACCCGGCTCGGCCGGATCCGCCCGCTGCGCGTGTGGAGCGGCATCGCCGCGGGCCGCATCCACGAGGAACGGCTCGCCCGCAGCCAGTGCGAGGGCGCCGTCGTCCAGGGCGTCGGCTACGCCCTGTTCGAGGAGCGGCGCACCGACCCGGCCACGGGACGGGTGCTGACCGACAACCTGGAGGACTACCGCATCCCCGGCATCGGGGACACCCCCGAGATCACCGTCCACTTCCACCAGGAGGGCTTCGAGCACGTCCCCGGCGGCGGAGTCGGCCTCGGGGAGATCTCCACCCTGCCCACCGCGGCAGCCCTGGCCAACGCCGTCCACGACGCGACCGGCTGGCGCCCGTACGACATGCCCATCCGACCCGACCGGCTCCTGGAAGGACTGGGTACGTGA